Proteins from one Solenopsis invicta isolate M01_SB chromosome 11, UNIL_Sinv_3.0, whole genome shotgun sequence genomic window:
- the LOC105208056 gene encoding uncharacterized protein LOC105208056 → MQGNPEARVYKLWFSNPPQYKSSPEIQFRQTHNVAVKSPMRQQIAPTIRGDTNSTLAELQAMGFNWVFGVLLHFSNEEQPKQSGPTKHDISYVLGDYKSAAVRLRTTEGQVSTRTCISLKFHHLVFANPLS, encoded by the exons ATGCAAGGTAACCCTGAAGCAAGGGTTTATAAATTATGGTTCAGCAATCCACCGCAATACAAG AGCAGTCCAGAGATTCAATTCCGTCAAACTCATAATGTGGCCGTAAAATCGCCGATGAGACAACAAATCGCACCGACCATAAGGGGTGATACGAACTCGACACTAGCTGAGCTGCAGGCGATGGGCTTTAATTGGGTCTTTGGCGTGTTACTGCACTTTTCGAATGAAGAACAGCCCAAACAGAGTGGACCGACCAAACATGATATAAGTTACGTGTTAGGGGATTATAAATCCGCCGCAGTACGATTACGTACAACCGAAGGTCAGGTATCAACGAGAACGTGTATCAGTTTAAAGTTCCACCACCTAGTATTTGCAAATCCTCTCAGTTAA